The window GCAGTTGCACCAATACCTAGAGGATTCTTGCTGTGATACTGAAACGGTGGTGGCTTAAAACTGGGGTAGTGCTGATTAAGACCCATACGTACATCAGGGTCTTTTGATTTTTCCCCAGAAGCCATAATCTTAATTGTTGTATACAGCTCTTCAGAAGAATCATTTATATCTCCATCCTCCTCTGGAGTCATTGGTTCATCGTCCATTCTTTGATTTTGGAGTAAAACTACCTTTGTTGGGTCAGTGAAGTTCTGTGGCCTAAGGGACCCACTTTCTAATTCATGGTGACTATACTCTTTATCTGCATGCAAGTCCTGTTGATGTTGTTGCAAATTACAAAGAAAAGCAAACTCCTTTTTgcataaagaacaaacaaaaatcttCCCTACTCCATGAAGAACTGAACGATGTTCAGTAAGATCTGAAGCATCTTTGAAAAGCTGAACACAAAATTCACATTTGTAGGGCCATTCTTCAGCGTGCACCACAAGGTGTTTGGCAAGGTCCTTAATAGACACAAATGGGGATTCACAAACATtgcacacaaatgttttatttaaaccttcAGAAACTGACTCAGGTTGATTTGATTGTATAGAGTCTTTAGAGGCTGCTTCGTCCTCATGTTTCTCCTGTTTAACAAATACAATTGCCGAGGATTCAGAGTTTAAAGAGGGAGATACAATAGATGAAACGACAGACAATGGAGGGGGAGATGAACAGgaggatgaagaggaagatgaggcagcacaggaggaagaagatgatgaagatgatgaagaGGAGGACAGAATAGGAGGGCCAGGGGAAGCACAACCAGAAGGATCATCCGTAGTGGGGGAAAGAGATGGAGATGCTGTACGTGAAAGAACTGGAAGTGGAGATTGCGTACTAGCAGACAGAGGTGATGGGCAGGATGGAGTGGGTGGTACACTACAGGATGAATCTGGGAGTGAAGGAGCATTCGTAGTAAGAAGAGGCGGCGGAGATGTAGTGTCTATCACAAACTCTGAACATGGAGAAGGTGAGGGTGCTTCTGAAGGAGTCAGAACAGGTGGGGATTGGCAAACTGGAGTACAGGTGCTGTCAACTGGAGTAGGGGAAGCATCTTCCACAGAAAGGTCAATGTCATCACTTGAGCCAGCAACAACTTCTGGTAGAAGTCTCTGTCCATCAACTCTACTAGGAAGCAAAACTGCATCTGTTTGTGGTGTAGTTTCATCCGGTACTTCTAAACCATCATACTCATTcaacaaaaccttttttaacatgcaCGTGGTAGGCTTCTTCTTTTTGACTCCAATGCACAAGTTATTTCCTTTGTACTCCTTTCCTTCTGCATCACAGACAGGTTTCCTATTTACGCTAAGGTCAAGCACAGATTCCCAAGGAACCTGAGAATGACTCTTACTTTCACATTTCTGTTTTACCCCACTAGATAAATCTAAGGGTTGCTGGTTGCAAGCATTACCAAATGATATATTTGGTGTCCATTCTTTAGTGACCTTTAGATCCTCACCACAAGGACTTAAATTCTCCCTTTCCTCTCTACCAGATAAACTCCATGCAGGTGAACTATTGTGACTTTCCAACTTTGGTATTTTTTGGCCTAGTCCGTCTCCTTGTTTAGCAAATTCTTTTGGAGCTGGGCTGTGCTGTGGGGAACTAGGAGGAGAAGCAGTGCGCCTTTTAAATCTGTTCGGTCCTGTTGGTATGGAAGACACAGCCGGGCTCAACTTTGGAATCTCTGTTAACAACGATGGACTAACAGGAGATTTGTTGCTTTCCTGGGTCTGCAGCAGCTGCTTAAGCTTAGAAGACAAAtagaaatttttctctttttggaaGGGCAAGTTATCGCTTACAGAAACGCTTAATGGAATTGACAAAGAACAGGAGGGAGTTACTGCTTCAAGGTcagtttcagtttttatttttgaaagtaatGGAGGGCTAACAGTTCTTCTCTTTTTTGGTTCTAAAATTCCACTGCAGGATGAGTCGCTTACAGGATTTGgattttcagttgtaatctgtaGTGGTCTTAAGTTTTGTGAGACTTCAACCTTAATTGGAGTAAGCAAGCAATTGATTCCTAGGACCTCAGTGGTGCTTGCTTCGACTTCTATGACATCACACGTAGCATTTGTGCTACTTGATGGTATTTTGCCATCTATGTAGTATGTAAGGTTCTCAGAAATGTTGTTGGTAATGTCCATGATATAGACATCATCTGCATCTCCTTCATCTTCTATTTCTGTACTTGCTACATAAATGTTTTCAGCTTGTGGCGACTGCTCCGACTTAAGGTGTGGGTCTTCAAGAAGCTGCCCTTTTCGCCTTACTCCCTTCGGAAAAAGATGCCGTTCGTGAACTCTGCGCTGGTGCCGCCTGACATTTGTGTGAGTTCCAAACACTTTCTTACAGTACTTGCATGGGTGAAGCTCCCGGCTTGATTCTCCATTTTCTTCAGATAGAACAGAATGTGATGTCTCTCGGTCAGAATCTGTCATTTTACCCTGGAGTCTAGAGCTGCTGTACTCATCACTGGATTTAAGAGAATCTATAATATGCTTGTGTGACTGTCCAAGTTCACCAGAAGATCCAACTATTAACGCTTTCCTTTTAGGGCCAGCTTCATGGCGTCTCTCATGCCTTCTGCGGTTGATCTGTGTTCCAAAAGCCTTTCCACAGTATCGGCATTTAAATGCATGGTTGACTGTGGAAATGTGTATGTGCATGTGTCTCTCTAGCCCTTGTTTTGTTGTGAATTTTCTTTCACACTGCTGGCAGGGAAACATAAAACCCTCAGGCAGCTCCCCATTGACATCTCCTTTGGGTTTGGAGGTTTTTAGAGGTTTCTTCTTTGGCGAACCCTCTGGAGTTTCATCAGATGTACTTCGAAAGTCATCAAGCAACTCCCCACTTTCTTCTTCCTGGGTAATAGAATCTCTCTCTGAACCTTCCCTTTGCAAGTCATCAGCTAACTCCAAGTCCAAAATTACATCTTCCACAACGTTGTTGTCCGGCAGTTCCAGAGATGTGATGGATATTTTCTC of the Pyxicephalus adspersus chromosome 11, UCB_Pads_2.0, whole genome shotgun sequence genome contains:
- the PRDM2 gene encoding PR domain zinc finger protein 2 isoform X1 — its product is MNQDAVESQEAAESITDVPEHVLRGLPEEVTLCPSAVNKLRLGVWARKPLPRGKKFGPFVGEKKKRSQVRNNVFMWEVYYPNLGWMCVDATDPYKGNWLRYINWARSAKEQNLCPLEINRAIYYKTLKPIEPGEELLVWYNGEDNPEIAAAIEEERAASHRTKKNSPKSRRGRRRSLHGKKKLNQNKEEKKSSLDIGSVEMKDSSDAPNEDDSKPLGSPVLSLEQTAVIQEMVNQNVLPEKISITSLELPDNNVVEDVILDLELADDLQREGSERDSITQEEESGELLDDFRSTSDETPEGSPKKKPLKTSKPKGDVNGELPEGFMFPCQQCERKFTTKQGLERHMHIHISTVNHAFKCRYCGKAFGTQINRRRHERRHEAGPKRKALIVGSSGELGQSHKHIIDSLKSSDEYSSSRLQGKMTDSDRETSHSVLSEENGESSRELHPCKYCKKVFGTHTNVRRHQRRVHERHLFPKGVRRKGQLLEDPHLKSEQSPQAENIYVASTEIEDEGDADDVYIMDITNNISENLTYYIDGKIPSSSTNATCDVIEVEASTTEVLGINCLLTPIKVEVSQNLRPLQITTENPNPVSDSSCSGILEPKKRRTVSPPLLSKIKTETDLEAVTPSCSLSIPLSVSVSDNLPFQKEKNFYLSSKLKQLLQTQESNKSPVSPSLLTEIPKLSPAVSSIPTGPNRFKRRTASPPSSPQHSPAPKEFAKQGDGLGQKIPKLESHNSSPAWSLSGREERENLSPCGEDLKVTKEWTPNISFGNACNQQPLDLSSGVKQKCESKSHSQVPWESVLDLSVNRKPVCDAEGKEYKGNNLCIGVKKKKPTTCMLKKVLLNEYDGLEVPDETTPQTDAVLLPSRVDGQRLLPEVVAGSSDDIDLSVEDASPTPVDSTCTPVCQSPPVLTPSEAPSPSPCSEFVIDTTSPPPLLTTNAPSLPDSSCSVPPTPSCPSPLSASTQSPLPVLSRTASPSLSPTTDDPSGCASPGPPILSSSSSSSSSSSSCAASSSSSSSCSSPPPLSVVSSIVSPSLNSESSAIVFVKQEKHEDEAASKDSIQSNQPESVSEGLNKTFVCNVCESPFVSIKDLAKHLVVHAEEWPYKCEFCVQLFKDASDLTEHRSVLHGVGKIFVCSLCKKEFAFLCNLQQHQQDLHADKEYSHHELESGSLRPQNFTDPTKVVLLQNQRMDDEPMTPEEDGDINDSSEELYTTIKIMASGEKSKDPDVRMGLNQHYPSFKPPPFQYHSKNPLGIGATATNFTTHNIPQTFSTAIRCTKCGKGVDNLPELHKHILVCASASDKKRYTPKKNPIPLKQTVLPKNGVGVVVLEAAEKNSFRRMGQPKKLNFTLEISKMSSSKLKLGALKRKNQLLHKAILQKNKKAKQKRYGLDGPSHVCPYCNREFTYIKSLDKHASFSCPKKPPSPSTKKQVPKPQKKATSSKKHKTNITRRTADAEIQMQATEAHLGKTRARSVAPTAPIQLPTIPIKAKQSVKAGPQVKSKKQNIPTVRNSSPVRMSKSQAANDGKKTKKMPLQVLPQAFGKTARKLHVKIQKNKLQNKQLVKRKKMDKFSGKSRERLGGPRTRSSTDFSDKREDGKQDSRSLY
- the PRDM2 gene encoding PR domain zinc finger protein 2 isoform X3 yields the protein MKDSSDAPNEDDSKPLGSPVLSLEQTAVIQEMVNQNVLPEKISITSLELPDNNVVEDVILDLELADDLQREGSERDSITQEEESGELLDDFRSTSDETPEGSPKKKPLKTSKPKGDVNGELPEGFMFPCQQCERKFTTKQGLERHMHIHISTVNHAFKCRYCGKAFGTQINRRRHERRHEAGPKRKALIVGSSGELGQSHKHIIDSLKSSDEYSSSRLQGKMTDSDRETSHSVLSEENGESSRELHPCKYCKKVFGTHTNVRRHQRRVHERHLFPKGVRRKGQLLEDPHLKSEQSPQAENIYVASTEIEDEGDADDVYIMDITNNISENLTYYIDGKIPSSSTNATCDVIEVEASTTEVLGINCLLTPIKVEVSQNLRPLQITTENPNPVSDSSCSGILEPKKRRTVSPPLLSKIKTETDLEAVTPSCSLSIPLSVSVSDNLPFQKEKNFYLSSKLKQLLQTQESNKSPVSPSLLTEIPKLSPAVSSIPTGPNRFKRRTASPPSSPQHSPAPKEFAKQGDGLGQKIPKLESHNSSPAWSLSGREERENLSPCGEDLKVTKEWTPNISFGNACNQQPLDLSSGVKQKCESKSHSQVPWESVLDLSVNRKPVCDAEGKEYKGNNLCIGVKKKKPTTCMLKKVLLNEYDGLEVPDETTPQTDAVLLPSRVDGQRLLPEVVAGSSDDIDLSVEDASPTPVDSTCTPVCQSPPVLTPSEAPSPSPCSEFVIDTTSPPPLLTTNAPSLPDSSCSVPPTPSCPSPLSASTQSPLPVLSRTASPSLSPTTDDPSGCASPGPPILSSSSSSSSSSSSCAASSSSSSSCSSPPPLSVVSSIVSPSLNSESSAIVFVKQEKHEDEAASKDSIQSNQPESVSEGLNKTFVCNVCESPFVSIKDLAKHLVVHAEEWPYKCEFCVQLFKDASDLTEHRSVLHGVGKIFVCSLCKKEFAFLCNLQQHQQDLHADKEYSHHELESGSLRPQNFTDPTKVVLLQNQRMDDEPMTPEEDGDINDSSEELYTTIKIMASGEKSKDPDVRMGLNQHYPSFKPPPFQYHSKNPLGIGATATNFTTHNIPQTFSTAIRCTKCGKGVDNLPELHKHILVCASASDKKRYTPKKNPIPLKQTVLPKNGVGVVVLEAAEKNSFRRMGQPKKLNFTLEISKMSSSKLKLGALKRKNQLLHKAILQKNKKAKQKRYGLDGPSHVCPYCNREFTYIKSLDKHASFSCPKKPPSPSTKKQVPKPQKKATSSKKHKTNITRRTADAEIQMQATEAHLGKTRARSVAPTAPIQLPTIPIKAKQSVKAGPQVKSKKQNIPTVRNSSPVRMSKSQAANDGKKTKKMPLQVLPQAFGKTARKLHVKIQKNKLQNKQLVKRKKMDKFSGKSRERLGGPRTRSSTDFSDKREDGKQDSRSLY
- the PRDM2 gene encoding PR domain zinc finger protein 2 isoform X2 codes for the protein MCVDATDPYKGNWLRYINWARSAKEQNLCPLEINRAIYYKTLKPIEPGEELLVWYNGEDNPEIAAAIEEERAASHRTKKNSPKSRRGRRRSLHGKKKLNQNKEEKKSSLDIGSVEMKDSSDAPNEDDSKPLGSPVLSLEQTAVIQEMVNQNVLPEKISITSLELPDNNVVEDVILDLELADDLQREGSERDSITQEEESGELLDDFRSTSDETPEGSPKKKPLKTSKPKGDVNGELPEGFMFPCQQCERKFTTKQGLERHMHIHISTVNHAFKCRYCGKAFGTQINRRRHERRHEAGPKRKALIVGSSGELGQSHKHIIDSLKSSDEYSSSRLQGKMTDSDRETSHSVLSEENGESSRELHPCKYCKKVFGTHTNVRRHQRRVHERHLFPKGVRRKGQLLEDPHLKSEQSPQAENIYVASTEIEDEGDADDVYIMDITNNISENLTYYIDGKIPSSSTNATCDVIEVEASTTEVLGINCLLTPIKVEVSQNLRPLQITTENPNPVSDSSCSGILEPKKRRTVSPPLLSKIKTETDLEAVTPSCSLSIPLSVSVSDNLPFQKEKNFYLSSKLKQLLQTQESNKSPVSPSLLTEIPKLSPAVSSIPTGPNRFKRRTASPPSSPQHSPAPKEFAKQGDGLGQKIPKLESHNSSPAWSLSGREERENLSPCGEDLKVTKEWTPNISFGNACNQQPLDLSSGVKQKCESKSHSQVPWESVLDLSVNRKPVCDAEGKEYKGNNLCIGVKKKKPTTCMLKKVLLNEYDGLEVPDETTPQTDAVLLPSRVDGQRLLPEVVAGSSDDIDLSVEDASPTPVDSTCTPVCQSPPVLTPSEAPSPSPCSEFVIDTTSPPPLLTTNAPSLPDSSCSVPPTPSCPSPLSASTQSPLPVLSRTASPSLSPTTDDPSGCASPGPPILSSSSSSSSSSSSCAASSSSSSSCSSPPPLSVVSSIVSPSLNSESSAIVFVKQEKHEDEAASKDSIQSNQPESVSEGLNKTFVCNVCESPFVSIKDLAKHLVVHAEEWPYKCEFCVQLFKDASDLTEHRSVLHGVGKIFVCSLCKKEFAFLCNLQQHQQDLHADKEYSHHELESGSLRPQNFTDPTKVVLLQNQRMDDEPMTPEEDGDINDSSEELYTTIKIMASGEKSKDPDVRMGLNQHYPSFKPPPFQYHSKNPLGIGATATNFTTHNIPQTFSTAIRCTKCGKGVDNLPELHKHILVCASASDKKRYTPKKNPIPLKQTVLPKNGVGVVVLEAAEKNSFRRMGQPKKLNFTLEISKMSSSKLKLGALKRKNQLLHKAILQKNKKAKQKRYGLDGPSHVCPYCNREFTYIKSLDKHASFSCPKKPPSPSTKKQVPKPQKKATSSKKHKTNITRRTADAEIQMQATEAHLGKTRARSVAPTAPIQLPTIPIKAKQSVKAGPQVKSKKQNIPTVRNSSPVRMSKSQAANDGKKTKKMPLQVLPQAFGKTARKLHVKIQKNKLQNKQLVKRKKMDKFSGKSRERLGGPRTRSSTDFSDKREDGKQDSRSLY